One window from the genome of Nicotiana sylvestris chromosome 9, ASM39365v2, whole genome shotgun sequence encodes:
- the LOC138877368 gene encoding L-ascorbate oxidase homolog produces the protein MTVERLCYQTRSIRWNLTASGPRPNPQGSYHYGLIKPSRTIILANSAPYINGKQRYAINSVSYVDPDTPLKLADYFKIGGVLNLGCISDQPYNGNGYLGTPVMAANFRSYVEIVFQIGRTLSSHGTLMAILYLLSV, from the coding sequence atgacagttgagcgactgtgctaccAGACCAGATCCATACGTTGGAATCTAACTGCAAGTGGACCAAGGCCAAATCCTCAAGGTTCTTATCATTATGGGTTGATCAAGCCTTCGCGTACAATCATTCTTGCCAACTCTGCCCCATATATAAACGGCAAACAGAGATATGCTATCAACAGTGTCTCGTATGTTGATCCGGACACACCATTAAAGCTGGCTGATTACTTCAAAATTGGAGGAGTCCTTAACCTTGGTTGCATCTCTGACCAGCCTTACAATGGAAATGGTTATCTTGGAACCCCTGTTATGGCTGCTAACTTCAGATCTTACGTTGAGATCGTTTTCCAAATTGGGAGAACTCTATCCAGTCATGGCACATTAATGGCTATTCTTTATTTGTTGTCGGTATGA